AGCCGCCCAGTTTTTGTACGGCAAAACGGCCTTCGTAATAGAGGTACATCAGCGCCGTAATAACCAAGAACAAGATGAATACTTCGTAAAGGTTGGAGACCGGAATATGGCCAGCATCGGGACGCAGCAGATAGCTTTCATGCCAGCGCACCAGCAAACCGACAAAGCCCGCCATCGCGGAAACCCATGCAAACACGGTACCCATGCCCAAAAGCGTATTGGACGGCACATTTTTGCGCACCGCCGCTATCGCGCCGACGATATAGGCAAACAAGGCAAAGAACACAAACGCGCATTGCCACATAATCGCCGACTGGCTGCTTAACAGGTATTTGAGCAGGAAACCGTCTGCGCGTTTGATGTCGCCGCCATACAAATCAACAGCCAAATACGCCAGGCACACGCCCACAGGGATAAACCAGCGCATCGGTTTGAAAAACCAACCCAGAAAAACGGCAATACCGGCACTCACCCACAAAATTACCATTTCGTAGATATCCATGTGCAGACCGGCTTGGGTTTGAGCAATAAATGCGCCGACTGCAATCAGCAGTGCGAATGCCCAGTCGAAGAGGTTGAGGTTTCGGATAAATGATTTGTGTGTCAGAAGCTCATGCTCGGGCAAGGCCTGATGTTTGTTATTCATGGTTCAAATCCTTGGCAAGCTGCTGCAATTGCCGTATGTGTTGCGGAAATTCTTTCTGCAAGTCGCGTTCGTTGCGGCTGGAAGACATGGCAAAACGGATACGGCCGTCTGAAAACAGCAGCCAAGCACGTTTTTCACGAATATAGAACATAAACACCGTACCCAACACCAGCAATACCGAACCCAAATACACCAAGAATGCGCCCGGCGAACGGGTCATCTGCAGGCCGGAAGAGCGCACTTCAGCAAAACTTTCCAGTTGCAGCAGCATCGGTGCGGGATATTCGGTCAAACCGGTATAAGCGTCCATTGCATGCAGCAGGAATCGGTTGCGTTTTTCATCTTGCGGCCAAGCCGGCAGATTGTATGTGCTGATCGTATCTTCCAAAGCGGCATTCATCACGCCATAGA
This genomic interval from Neisseria sp. Marseille-Q5346 contains the following:
- the ccsB gene encoding c-type cytochrome biogenesis protein CcsB produces the protein MNNKHQALPEHELLTHKSFIRNLNLFDWAFALLIAVGAFIAQTQAGLHMDIYEMVILWVSAGIAVFLGWFFKPMRWFIPVGVCLAYLAVDLYGGDIKRADGFLLKYLLSSQSAIMWQCAFVFFALFAYIVGAIAAVRKNVPSNTLLGMGTVFAWVSAMAGFVGLLVRWHESYLLRPDAGHIPVSNLYEVFILFLVITALMYLYYEGRFAVQKLGGFVFSFMAIVVGFVLWYSVSREAHAIQPLIPALQSWWMKIHVPANFIGYGAFCIAAMLGIAELLALRKEDAGQKSWLPHSQVIEEVMYKAIAVGFLFFTIATILGALWAADAWGRYWSWDPKETWAFIVWLNYAIWLHLRLVAGWRGKVLAWWAVIGLVITAFAFIGVNMFLSGLHSYGTL